A stretch of the Halorussus salinus genome encodes the following:
- the acs gene encoding acetate--CoA ligase — MPENEDVELEARLEDRERFEPPESFVSQANVSDPSVYERFEEDWPECWEEAAALLDWDESYDEVLDDSNPPFYEWFTGGELNASANCLDRHLDERGDEAAIEWVGEPTDEENRTYTYEELHREVNEFAAALREMGVGEGDVVTMYMPMVPELPVAMLACARIGAPHSVVFAGFSADALATRMNAADSEFLVTCDGYYRRGDPLEHKAKADEGLAGVEHEVSDVVVVDRLGDDYDHPMGESHRAYDDLVDAHEGAEVEPVSRDAEDMLFLMYTSGTTGEPKGVKHTTGGYLAWTAWTSRSVLDIKPEDTYFCSADIGWITGHSYIVYGPLSLGTTTMMYEGTPDYPEKDRLWDIVESYEADQLYTAPTAIRAFMKWGSQYPDEHDLSSLRLLGTVGEPINPKAWKWYYKHIGDESCPIIDTWWQTETGGMMVTTLPGVKDMKPGSAGPPLPGVDAQVVNGQGEEVAPGEAGYLTVQKPWPGMLRTLYQNDERYIEEYWAEYSDTQSDDPDDWVYFPEDGAKIDEDGYITVLGRVDDVINVSGHRLGTMEIESAIVGVEGVAEAAVVGGDHEVKGEAVYAYVITEDGYDETDEMRERIVAGVEDAIGPIARPEQVVFTPELPKTRSGKIMRRLLEDIANGEDLGNTSTLRNPEVVSDIEAKVGDD, encoded by the coding sequence ATGCCGGAGAACGAAGACGTAGAACTCGAAGCCAGACTCGAAGACCGAGAGCGGTTCGAACCGCCCGAGTCGTTCGTCTCGCAGGCGAACGTCTCGGACCCGTCCGTCTACGAGCGGTTCGAGGAGGACTGGCCCGAGTGCTGGGAGGAGGCCGCGGCCCTCCTCGATTGGGACGAATCGTACGACGAGGTGCTGGACGACTCGAACCCGCCGTTCTACGAGTGGTTCACCGGCGGCGAACTCAACGCCTCGGCGAACTGTCTGGACAGGCATCTGGACGAGCGCGGCGACGAGGCGGCCATCGAGTGGGTCGGCGAACCCACCGACGAGGAGAACCGGACCTACACCTACGAAGAACTCCACCGCGAGGTCAACGAGTTTGCGGCCGCGCTCCGCGAGATGGGCGTCGGCGAAGGCGACGTGGTAACGATGTACATGCCGATGGTGCCGGAGCTACCCGTCGCCATGCTGGCCTGCGCGCGCATCGGCGCGCCCCACTCGGTCGTGTTCGCGGGCTTCTCCGCGGACGCGCTCGCCACGCGCATGAACGCGGCCGACTCCGAATTCCTCGTCACCTGCGACGGCTACTACCGGCGCGGCGACCCCCTCGAACACAAGGCCAAAGCCGACGAGGGACTCGCGGGCGTCGAACACGAGGTCAGCGACGTGGTGGTCGTGGACCGCCTCGGTGACGACTACGACCACCCGATGGGCGAGTCTCACCGCGCCTACGACGACCTCGTGGACGCACACGAGGGCGCTGAAGTCGAACCGGTCTCGCGGGACGCCGAGGACATGCTGTTCCTGATGTACACCTCGGGGACCACGGGCGAACCGAAGGGCGTCAAGCACACCACGGGCGGCTACCTCGCGTGGACCGCGTGGACCTCCCGGTCGGTCCTCGACATCAAGCCCGAGGACACCTACTTCTGCTCGGCGGACATCGGCTGGATTACCGGCCACTCCTACATCGTCTACGGCCCGCTCTCGCTCGGGACCACGACGATGATGTACGAGGGCACGCCCGACTACCCCGAGAAAGACCGCCTCTGGGACATCGTGGAGAGCTACGAGGCCGACCAACTGTACACCGCGCCGACCGCGATTCGAGCCTTCATGAAGTGGGGGAGCCAGTACCCCGACGAACACGACCTGTCGAGCCTCCGACTCCTCGGTACCGTCGGCGAACCCATCAACCCGAAGGCGTGGAAGTGGTACTACAAGCACATCGGCGACGAGTCGTGCCCCATCATCGACACGTGGTGGCAGACCGAGACTGGCGGGATGATGGTCACGACCCTCCCCGGCGTCAAGGACATGAAACCCGGAAGCGCCGGGCCTCCTCTGCCGGGCGTGGACGCGCAGGTCGTGAACGGGCAGGGCGAGGAGGTCGCCCCCGGCGAGGCGGGCTATCTCACGGTCCAGAAGCCGTGGCCGGGGATGCTCCGCACCCTCTACCAGAACGACGAGCGATACATCGAGGAGTACTGGGCGGAGTACTCCGACACCCAATCCGACGACCCCGACGACTGGGTGTACTTCCCGGAGGACGGCGCGAAGATAGACGAGGACGGCTACATCACCGTACTGGGTCGCGTGGACGACGTTATCAACGTCTCCGGGCATCGACTCGGGACGATGGAAATCGAGTCGGCTATCGTCGGCGTCGAAGGCGTCGCCGAGGCCGCCGTGGTCGGCGGCGACCACGAGGTCAAAGGCGAGGCGGTCTACGCCTACGTCATCACCGAGGACGGCTACGACGAGACCGACGAGATGCGCGAGCGCATCGTCGCGGGCGTCGAGGACGCCATCGGACCCATCGCTCGCCCCGAGCAGGTCGTCTTCACGCCCGAACTCCCGAAGACGCGCTCGGGCAAGATTATGCGCCGCTTGCTGGAGGACATCGCCAACGGCGAGGACCTCGGTAACACCTCGACGCTTCGGAACCCCGAAGTCGTCAGCGACATCGAGGCGAAGGTCGGCGACGACTGA
- a CDS encoding DUF4212 domain-containing protein: MSDNHSRQSDTDSRTDESNPSVETDGGEPEPGEPRRGATRTDGGVATGGPTADTDTDYLDSRVNIFKPSTPFMRDHLRIVWTMFAAWAVFVFGPVTATYLATDFMTSVTVLGFPLHYLLTAIGAPTGALLLSFVYARKRDQLDEEYGIDHSGGATTSDAESEPAATDGGADR, from the coding sequence ATGTCAGATAATCACTCACGACAGTCAGATACTGACTCACGAACCGACGAATCGAATCCCAGCGTCGAGACCGACGGCGGTGAACCCGAACCGGGCGAACCTCGTCGGGGAGCGACGCGGACCGACGGCGGCGTCGCGACCGGCGGCCCGACCGCGGACACCGACACCGACTACCTCGACTCGCGGGTCAACATCTTCAAGCCCTCGACGCCGTTCATGCGCGACCACCTCCGCATCGTCTGGACGATGTTCGCGGCGTGGGCCGTCTTCGTCTTCGGTCCCGTGACCGCGACGTACCTCGCGACGGACTTCATGACGAGCGTGACGGTGCTGGGCTTCCCGCTCCACTACTTGCTGACCGCCATCGGCGCGCCGACGGGCGCGCTCCTGCTCTCGTTCGTTTACGCGCGAAAGCGCGACCAACTGGACGAGGAGTACGGCATCGACCACTCCGGCGGAGCGACGACTTCCGACGCCGAAAGTGAACCCGCCGCGACAGACGGAGGAGCCGACCGATGA
- a CDS encoding VC_2705 family sodium/solute symporter: MTFAPVPLDLLPDALNASFKLIPAIMVSAMLLLFLGIGYAFRVADTEDLWVAGRSIGNVENGMAIGANWMSAASYLGMAALIALSGYYGLAYVVGWSTGYFILLIFLAAQMRRFGKYTAPDFVGDRFDSDTARAIAALTTILIGFVYSVGQARGMGLVGIYVFGGDYVTMVVLMMGITVGYLALSGMLGATKNMAVQYVILIVAFLAGLYAVGWTQGYSTFLPQVEYGALLSSLSTEFTEPFSSGGFYLWVATAFSLIVGTCGLPHVLVRFYTVESERTARWSTVWGLFFICLLYLSAPAFAAFGTDLYANKVGEVYGANGMSGAEGDVIVVIASQLANLPTWFVGLVAAGGIAAAIATTAGLFIAASSAAAHDIYTNIINSDATQRQQLLIGRATIVALGAIVTLTALDPPALVGELVALAFSLAGLVLFPMFFLGLWWENANRPGALAGMTTGLLIWVGAVLNELVLATDAGPVVPVYADLFPAVGAALLGTPIVFAVTIGVSLATDEPPERIKRIVRQCHSPEPMGQQQSAEDVVSADGGQVSTDGGRVSSDDDHPQGDD; encoded by the coding sequence ATGACGTTCGCGCCCGTCCCCCTCGACCTCCTGCCGGACGCGCTGAACGCCTCGTTCAAGCTAATTCCCGCGATTATGGTCTCGGCGATGCTGTTGCTGTTCCTCGGCATCGGCTACGCCTTCCGCGTGGCCGACACCGAAGACCTCTGGGTCGCCGGACGCTCCATCGGAAACGTCGAGAACGGGATGGCCATCGGTGCCAACTGGATGTCCGCGGCGTCGTACCTCGGCATGGCGGCGCTCATCGCGCTGTCGGGCTACTACGGGCTGGCGTACGTCGTCGGCTGGTCTACGGGCTACTTCATCCTCCTCATCTTCCTCGCGGCCCAGATGCGCCGGTTCGGGAAGTACACCGCGCCCGACTTCGTGGGCGACCGCTTCGACTCCGACACGGCGCGGGCCATCGCCGCGCTGACGACCATCCTCATCGGGTTCGTCTACTCGGTCGGACAGGCCCGCGGGATGGGGCTGGTCGGCATCTACGTCTTCGGCGGCGACTACGTCACGATGGTCGTCCTGATGATGGGTATCACGGTCGGCTATCTGGCGCTGTCGGGGATGCTCGGCGCGACCAAGAACATGGCCGTCCAGTACGTCATCCTCATCGTGGCGTTCCTCGCTGGCCTCTACGCGGTCGGCTGGACGCAGGGCTACTCCACCTTCCTGCCGCAGGTCGAGTACGGCGCGCTCCTGAGTTCGCTCAGTACCGAGTTCACCGAGCCGTTCTCCTCGGGCGGGTTCTACCTCTGGGTCGCCACCGCGTTCTCGCTCATCGTCGGTACCTGCGGCCTTCCCCACGTTCTCGTGCGGTTCTACACGGTCGAGAGCGAGCGCACCGCGCGCTGGTCCACCGTGTGGGGACTGTTCTTCATCTGCCTGCTCTACCTGAGCGCCCCGGCGTTCGCCGCCTTCGGCACCGACCTCTACGCGAACAAGGTCGGCGAAGTCTACGGCGCGAACGGCATGAGCGGCGCGGAGGGCGACGTTATCGTCGTCATCGCCTCGCAACTGGCGAACCTCCCGACGTGGTTCGTCGGACTGGTCGCGGCGGGCGGCATCGCCGCGGCCATCGCGACGACCGCAGGCCTGTTCATCGCCGCGTCGTCGGCCGCCGCACACGACATCTACACGAACATCATCAACTCCGATGCGACCCAGCGCCAGCAACTCCTCATCGGTCGCGCGACCATCGTCGCGCTGGGCGCTATCGTGACGCTCACGGCGCTCGACCCGCCCGCGCTGGTCGGCGAGTTGGTCGCGCTCGCGTTCTCGCTGGCCGGACTCGTGCTGTTCCCGATGTTCTTCCTCGGTCTCTGGTGGGAGAACGCCAACCGGCCGGGCGCGCTCGCTGGGATGACCACGGGACTACTCATCTGGGTCGGCGCGGTGCTGAACGAACTCGTTCTCGCCACCGACGCCGGGCCGGTCGTGCCCGTCTACGCCGACCTGTTCCCGGCCGTCGGGGCCGCGCTTCTGGGCACGCCCATCGTCTTCGCCGTGACCATCGGGGTCTCGCTGGCGACCGACGAACCGCCCGAGCGCATCAAGCGCATCGTCCGGCAGTGTCACAGCCCGGAGCCGATGGGCCAACAGCAGAGCGCCGAGGACGTGGTTTCGGCCGACGGCGGACAGGTCTCGACGGACGGCGGACGGGTTTCGTCCGACGACGACCACCCACAGGGGGACGACTGA
- a CDS encoding universal stress protein, with the protein MYERILVPTDGSKTAELAVEEALDIAEKFDAAVDTLYVVDTDAVEMSLGTEQVERIRQGRFGEMDELEARAREATEFVAERGRERGIEVREQFRGGRPHKVIADFAEDADADLVVMGSHGRSGIKRMLLGSVTERVLRSTHRSVLVVDEREAES; encoded by the coding sequence ATGTACGAACGCATCCTCGTGCCCACGGACGGCAGTAAGACGGCGGAGTTGGCAGTCGAGGAGGCCCTCGATATCGCCGAGAAGTTCGACGCCGCGGTCGATACCCTCTACGTCGTGGACACCGACGCGGTCGAGATGAGCCTCGGCACCGAGCAGGTCGAGCGCATCCGACAGGGGCGCTTCGGCGAGATGGACGAACTCGAAGCCCGCGCCCGCGAGGCGACGGAGTTCGTGGCCGAGAGGGGCCGCGAGCGCGGTATCGAAGTCCGAGAACAGTTCCGCGGCGGCCGACCCCACAAGGTCATCGCCGACTTCGCCGAGGACGCGGACGCGGACCTCGTCGTCATGGGGAGCCACGGCCGGTCGGGCATCAAGCGGATGCTACTGGGAAGCGTCACCGAGCGCGTCCTGCGCTCGACCCACCGGTCAGTGCTGGTCGTGGACGAGCGGGAGGCCGAATCGTGA
- the mutL gene encoding DNA mismatch repair endonuclease MutL, whose product MSQRITQLDDATVRKIAAGEVVERPSSVVKELVENSLDADADRIDVTVEEGGTDQIVVSDDGVGMSEADLRAAVREHTTSKIEDADDLDAGVTTLGFRGEALHTIGAVSRVTITSKPRADADGSPDERGTELRLEGGEVESVGPAGCPEGTTVEVADLFYNTPARRKYLKTTTTEFSHVNTVVTRYALANPDVAVSLTHDGREVFATTGRGDLRSALLSVYGREVAESMIPADESAAGVAVSGYVSDPETTRSTREYISTYVNGRYVSSPVVREALLSAYGGQLSAERYPFAVLFVEVPPSEVDVNVHPRKMECRWSDESAVKDAVETAAEEALLDHGLVRSSAPRGRSAPDEASVAPERETPEREDSERENPEREDSETQSTLVDADDREQATLDERPDTESVEEGTAESADPTREPADSTGDADERGTGASGRSGTGTADAGATTDSAPTATGTAATTDDTATTTGGTTTTTDATTTDETTEPASEDSDRKFSAPTETETLAGETPDDPGFETLPRMRVLGQLHDTYVVAETPDGLVLVDQHAADERVNYERLREEFEEDATTQMLAQPVALELTAGEAAVFDEYREALERLGFRAERAEGDDENQRTVRVRTAPTVLDETLDPALLRDALGEFVSTDPDDRGETVEAVADDLLADLACYPSITGNTSLREGSVVELLAALDDCENPYACPHGRPVIIEFGEEEIEDRFERDYPGHAGRREE is encoded by the coding sequence GTGAGCCAGCGCATCACCCAACTGGACGACGCGACCGTCCGCAAAATCGCCGCCGGAGAGGTCGTCGAGCGTCCCTCCTCGGTCGTCAAGGAACTGGTCGAGAACAGCCTCGACGCCGACGCCGACCGCATCGACGTGACCGTCGAGGAGGGCGGCACCGACCAAATCGTCGTCAGCGACGACGGCGTGGGCATGAGCGAAGCCGACCTCCGGGCCGCGGTCCGGGAACACACGACGAGCAAAATCGAGGACGCCGACGACCTCGACGCTGGCGTGACGACGCTCGGTTTCCGGGGCGAGGCGCTCCACACCATCGGCGCGGTCTCGCGCGTGACGATAACGTCGAAGCCCCGAGCGGACGCGGACGGCTCGCCCGACGAGCGCGGGACGGAACTCCGACTGGAGGGCGGCGAGGTCGAGTCGGTCGGTCCCGCTGGCTGTCCCGAGGGGACCACGGTCGAAGTCGCCGACCTGTTCTACAACACCCCCGCGCGCCGGAAGTACCTCAAGACGACGACCACGGAGTTCTCGCACGTCAACACGGTCGTCACGCGCTACGCGCTGGCCAACCCCGACGTGGCGGTGTCGCTGACCCACGACGGCCGGGAAGTGTTCGCCACGACCGGTCGGGGCGACCTCCGGTCGGCGCTCCTTTCGGTCTACGGTCGGGAGGTCGCCGAGTCGATGATACCCGCGGACGAGTCCGCGGCAGGCGTCGCGGTCTCGGGCTACGTCAGCGACCCCGAGACGACCCGGAGTACCCGCGAGTACATCTCGACCTACGTCAACGGCCGGTACGTCAGCTCGCCGGTCGTCCGCGAGGCGCTCCTCTCGGCCTACGGCGGGCAACTCTCCGCCGAACGCTACCCCTTCGCGGTTCTGTTCGTGGAGGTCCCGCCGAGCGAGGTGGACGTGAACGTTCACCCACGCAAAATGGAGTGTCGATGGTCGGACGAGAGCGCGGTGAAAGATGCCGTCGAGACCGCCGCCGAGGAGGCTCTGCTCGACCACGGCCTCGTGCGCTCGTCGGCCCCGCGAGGTCGGAGCGCGCCCGACGAGGCCAGCGTCGCGCCCGAGCGAGAGACCCCCGAACGTGAGGACTCCGAACGCGAGAACCCCGAGCGCGAGGACTCGGAGACCCAATCGACGCTCGTGGACGCCGACGACCGCGAGCAGGCGACGCTGGACGAGCGTCCCGACACCGAGTCCGTCGAGGAGGGGACTGCCGAATCCGCCGACCCGACTCGGGAACCGGCTGACTCGACCGGCGACGCCGACGAGCGCGGAACCGGTGCGTCGGGCAGGTCGGGGACCGGGACGGCCGACGCCGGGGCGACTACCGACAGCGCACCGACGGCGACCGGCACTGCCGCGACGACCGACGACACCGCGACGACTACCGGCGGTACCACGACGACCACCGACGCGACGACTACCGACGAAACCACCGAGCCAGCGTCCGAAGACTCAGACCGTAAGTTCTCGGCTCCCACCGAGACCGAGACACTGGCGGGCGAGACTCCCGACGACCCCGGATTTGAGACCTTGCCACGGATGCGCGTCCTCGGGCAACTCCACGACACCTACGTCGTCGCCGAGACGCCCGACGGACTGGTGTTGGTGGACCAGCACGCCGCCGACGAGCGGGTCAACTACGAGCGACTGCGCGAGGAGTTCGAGGAGGACGCGACCACGCAGATGCTCGCCCAACCCGTCGCGTTGGAACTCACGGCGGGCGAGGCCGCCGTCTTCGACGAGTACCGCGAGGCGCTGGAGCGACTGGGCTTCCGCGCCGAGCGAGCAGAGGGTGACGACGAAAATCAGCGAACCGTCCGCGTCCGGACCGCGCCGACCGTGCTGGACGAGACGCTGGACCCCGCGCTACTGCGCGACGCGCTCGGCGAGTTCGTCTCGACCGACCCCGACGACCGAGGAGAGACGGTCGAAGCCGTCGCCGACGACCTGCTGGCGGACTTGGCGTGCTACCCTTCGATTACGGGTAACACGTCGCTCCGGGAGGGGTCGGTGGTGGAACTCCTCGCGGCGCTGGACGATTGCGAGAACCCCTACGCCTGCCCGCACGGGCGGCCCGTGATAATCGAGTTCGGCGAGGAAGAAATCGAGGACCGATTCGAGCGCGACTATCCGGGTCACGCCGGGCGGCGCGAAGAATAG
- a CDS encoding DUF7342 family protein, producing MTDQNQSPSDLWEGDVNEAAVEEWVEETTPFERVKDVLDATTDPQFAKEIAERAQVSEPTARDHLSTLAEIGHAESVPAQRGTRYKRSAQSVAVRRIASIHREYSKSELTDAIERLRDQIASLREEYGANDPDDLAYELESGDEGWRAVTRWRTLEENLDVAKAALSLYDFDPDDESAARASDGRVGDETNGAFAGSESGANV from the coding sequence ATGACCGACCAGAACCAATCGCCCTCCGACCTTTGGGAGGGCGACGTGAACGAGGCGGCGGTCGAGGAGTGGGTCGAGGAGACCACGCCGTTCGAGCGCGTCAAAGACGTTCTCGACGCCACGACCGACCCACAGTTCGCCAAGGAAATCGCCGAGCGCGCACAGGTCAGCGAGCCGACCGCCAGAGACCACCTCTCGACGCTCGCGGAAATCGGACACGCCGAGTCAGTTCCGGCCCAACGGGGAACGCGGTACAAACGGTCCGCACAGAGCGTCGCCGTCCGGCGCATCGCGTCGATTCACCGCGAATACTCGAAATCGGAGCTGACGGACGCCATCGAGCGCCTTCGTGACCAAATCGCGTCGCTCCGCGAGGAGTACGGCGCGAACGACCCGGACGACCTCGCCTACGAACTCGAATCGGGCGACGAGGGGTGGCGAGCGGTCACTCGCTGGCGCACGCTCGAGGAGAACTTGGACGTGGCGAAGGCCGCGCTCTCGCTCTACGACTTCGACCCGGACGACGAGAGTGCCGCGAGAGCGAGCGATGGGCGCGTCGGAGACGAAACGAACGGAGCGTTCGCCGGAAGCGAATCGGGAGCGAACGTCTGA
- a CDS encoding RidA family protein has product MLAEDDLDGDVGPPDIAAMEQIRETFSNLDGLVDESESGLNDLLDPRELHVSLEDGIGDAEWARFDVTWYRSGCYTFHHVDSEDVNFRWDCHPKDGAPARHFHPAPNAPSKDAEESCIRVEEPNTVARAVHKLWRRAYESEKTTNLNDAENPP; this is encoded by the coding sequence ATGCTCGCCGAAGACGACTTGGACGGCGACGTAGGGCCACCGGACATCGCCGCGATGGAGCAAATCCGCGAGACGTTCTCGAACCTCGACGGACTCGTAGACGAGTCCGAGTCGGGACTGAACGACCTCCTCGACCCCCGAGAGCTTCACGTCTCTCTCGAAGACGGAATCGGCGACGCCGAGTGGGCACGATTCGACGTGACGTGGTACCGGAGTGGCTGCTACACCTTCCACCACGTCGATTCGGAGGACGTGAACTTCCGGTGGGATTGCCATCCGAAAGACGGCGCTCCCGCGCGCCACTTCCATCCGGCACCCAACGCACCGTCGAAAGACGCCGAGGAGTCCTGTATCCGAGTCGAGGAGCCGAACACCGTCGCTCGGGCAGTCCACAAACTGTGGCGGCGCGCGTACGAGTCGGAAAAAACCACGAACCTCAACGACGCCGAAAATCCCCCGTGA
- a CDS encoding O-acetylhomoserine aminocarboxypropyltransferase/cysteine synthase family protein: MTDSDDADDRRIHTDSVHAGQEPDSATGSRAPPIYQTTSYVFEDADHAASLFALEEPGNIYSRLTNPTNATLEERLATLEGGVAALATSSGMAALDLATFLLASVGDNVVTASSLYGGTYTYFTHTAPRRGVDAKFVDTLDYDAYEEAIDDDTAFVHLETVGNPALVTPDIERVADIAHDHDVPLFVDNTFATPYLCNPIDHGADLVWHSTTKWLHGSGTTVGGALIDGGTFDWDADDYPEIADENPAYHGVNFQERFGDAAFAYAARARGLRDLGNQQSPFDAWVTLQKLESMPLRVERHAENALEVAHFLDSHDDVAWVNYPGLESHETHENAKKYLDGGFGGMITFGLEGGYEAGRAVTEETDLASLLANVGDAKTLVIHPASTTHQQLTEEEQLASGTTPDLVRLSVGIEDVEDIIADLEQAIEAAQNRA; this comes from the coding sequence ATGACCGATTCCGACGACGCAGACGACCGCCGCATCCACACCGACAGCGTTCACGCGGGCCAAGAACCCGACTCCGCCACGGGGTCGCGCGCGCCGCCCATCTATCAGACGACCTCGTACGTCTTCGAGGACGCCGACCACGCCGCCTCGCTGTTCGCACTCGAAGAGCCGGGCAACATCTACAGCCGACTCACCAATCCGACGAACGCGACGCTCGAAGAGCGACTCGCAACCTTGGAGGGCGGCGTCGCGGCGCTCGCCACGTCCAGCGGAATGGCCGCGCTCGATTTGGCCACCTTCCTGCTGGCCTCGGTCGGCGACAACGTGGTGACGGCCTCGTCGCTGTACGGCGGGACCTACACCTACTTCACCCACACCGCGCCGCGCCGAGGAGTGGACGCGAAGTTCGTGGACACGCTCGACTACGACGCCTACGAGGAAGCCATCGACGACGACACCGCGTTCGTCCACCTCGAAACCGTCGGCAACCCCGCGCTCGTCACGCCCGACATCGAGCGCGTCGCGGACATCGCCCACGACCACGACGTGCCCCTGTTCGTGGACAACACCTTCGCCACGCCGTACCTCTGCAACCCCATCGACCACGGCGCGGACCTCGTCTGGCACTCCACGACGAAGTGGCTCCACGGGAGCGGGACCACCGTCGGCGGCGCGCTCATCGACGGCGGCACCTTCGACTGGGACGCCGACGACTACCCCGAAATCGCCGACGAGAATCCCGCGTACCACGGCGTCAACTTCCAAGAGCGGTTCGGCGACGCCGCGTTCGCCTACGCCGCCCGCGCCCGCGGTCTGCGCGACTTGGGTAACCAACAGTCGCCCTTCGACGCGTGGGTCACGCTCCAGAAGTTGGAGTCGATGCCCCTCCGCGTCGAGCGCCACGCCGAGAACGCGCTGGAAGTCGCTCACTTCCTCGACTCCCACGACGACGTGGCGTGGGTCAACTACCCCGGACTGGAGAGCCACGAGACCCACGAGAACGCGAAGAAGTACCTCGACGGCGGCTTCGGCGGCATGATTACGTTCGGACTGGAGGGCGGTTACGAGGCCGGTCGCGCAGTGACCGAGGAGACCGACCTCGCCAGTCTGCTGGCGAACGTCGGCGACGCGAAGACGCTGGTCATCCACCCGGCCAGCACGACCCACCAGCAACTCACCGAGGAGGAACAACTGGCCAGCGGGACGACGCCCGACCTCGTGCGCCTCTCGGTCGGTATCGAGGACGTTGAGGACATCATCGCGGACTTGGAGCAGGCCATCGAGGCGGCGCAGAATCGGGCCTAA
- a CDS encoding SIR2 family NAD-dependent protein deacylase, producing MGDSSDADRIDAAASDLRAADAAVALTGAGVSAPSGVPPFRGEEGIWSEYDPDAFDVWRFRREPAAFWADWLDLRADLLDADLEPNPAYDALADLSAAGHLDALVTQNIDGLHGAAADALADRGDAASDALGESDRIIELHGNARRAVCRNCGWATSADDARERAASGDLPPNCEVCGGALKPDAVLFGEQLPRDALATARELAADSDLFLVAGSSLTVEPAASLPAEAADGGATLVVVNLDETPLDARADYVFREDVTEVLPALREAVGE from the coding sequence ATGGGTGACTCCTCCGACGCGGACAGAATCGACGCGGCCGCCAGCGACCTCCGAGCGGCAGACGCGGCGGTCGCGCTGACCGGCGCGGGCGTGAGCGCGCCCTCCGGCGTCCCGCCGTTCCGCGGCGAGGAGGGAATCTGGTCGGAGTACGACCCCGACGCCTTCGACGTGTGGCGCTTCCGGCGGGAACCCGCCGCGTTCTGGGCCGACTGGCTCGACCTCCGGGCGGACCTGCTGGACGCCGACCTCGAACCGAACCCGGCCTACGACGCGCTGGCCGACCTCTCGGCCGCGGGCCATCTCGACGCGCTCGTCACGCAGAACATCGACGGCCTGCACGGGGCGGCCGCCGACGCGCTCGCCGACCGCGGAGACGCCGCGAGCGACGCCCTCGGGGAGTCGGACCGGATTATCGAACTCCACGGCAACGCCCGGCGCGCGGTCTGTCGGAACTGCGGGTGGGCGACCTCGGCCGACGACGCCCGCGAGCGCGCCGCGTCGGGCGACCTACCGCCCAACTGCGAGGTCTGTGGCGGCGCGCTCAAACCCGACGCGGTGCTGTTCGGCGAGCAACTGCCCCGCGACGCGCTCGCCACCGCCCGCGAACTCGCGGCCGACAGCGACCTGTTTCTGGTCGCGGGGTCGTCACTCACGGTCGAACCGGCCGCGTCGCTCCCCGCGGAGGCCGCCGACGGCGGCGCGACGCTCGTCGTGGTCAATCTCGACGAAACGCCGCTGGACGCGCGGGCCGACTACGTGTTCCGCGAGGACGTGACCGAGGTCCTGCCCGCGCTCCGCGAGGCGGTCGGCGAGTAG